The Pirellulimonas nuda genome includes a region encoding these proteins:
- a CDS encoding sigma-70 family RNA polymerase sigma factor: MDPHNPRLHEQFLTLFTSNESAIRAYVRRLVPTRHDAADVMQGVSLVLWKKFRELDQPSDFRKWSFGVARYETLAWLRDKARDRLVLADDVLHTVAQESGRDEERLSAQREALEGCLEKLPKEQRTMILAAYAPDAAIQNVAKQSGRTVAAFYQWLHRMRLRLLECTRRTLQAEGLA, from the coding sequence ATGGACCCCCACAACCCTCGACTACACGAGCAATTTCTCACGCTGTTCACGTCGAATGAGTCGGCGATACGTGCCTACGTGCGCAGGTTGGTGCCGACGAGACACGATGCCGCGGACGTGATGCAGGGGGTCTCGTTGGTGCTCTGGAAGAAGTTCCGTGAGTTGGACCAGCCAAGTGATTTTCGCAAATGGTCATTTGGCGTAGCCCGTTATGAGACGTTGGCCTGGCTGCGCGACAAGGCGCGAGATCGGCTGGTGTTGGCCGATGACGTTTTGCATACCGTGGCTCAGGAATCAGGGCGGGACGAAGAGCGACTGTCCGCGCAGCGAGAGGCCTTGGAAGGCTGTCTTGAAAAGCTGCCCAAGGAGCAGCGGACTATGATTCTGGCGGCATACGCGCCCGACGCGGCCATTCAGAACGTGGCGAAACAGAGTGGACGAACTGTCGCGGCCTTCTACCAGTGGTTGCATCGTATGCGACTGCGATTGCTGGAATGCACACGTCGCACGCTTCAGGCGGAGGGGCTGGCATGA
- a CDS encoding IS66 family transposase: protein MYLMLQRVQWCWAHLQRDFQALIDSPDPQAQRLGRDLMRPTEALFCWWRRVRDGTLTRRGLRQKMAPVRREVEALLLRGAFSGNPRLMGMCEGLHKNRAWLWSFVDVEGVEPTNNSSERALRHAVIWRKLSFGTQSAAGSRFVERMLTVIETCRQQTRNPLAYLTQAITAQLHRRDPPSLLHGV, encoded by the coding sequence ATGTACCTCATGCTCCAGCGCGTGCAGTGGTGTTGGGCGCACCTTCAGCGGGACTTTCAGGCGCTGATCGACTCGCCCGACCCCCAGGCCCAACGGTTGGGGCGCGACCTGATGCGGCCGACCGAGGCGCTGTTCTGTTGGTGGCGCCGAGTGCGGGACGGCACGCTCACCCGCCGCGGCCTGCGGCAGAAGATGGCGCCGGTCCGCCGCGAGGTCGAGGCCCTGCTGCTGCGGGGCGCCTTCAGCGGCAACCCACGCCTGATGGGGATGTGCGAGGGGCTCCACAAGAACCGCGCGTGGCTGTGGAGCTTCGTCGATGTCGAGGGGGTCGAGCCGACCAACAACTCGAGCGAGCGGGCCCTGCGGCACGCGGTGATCTGGCGCAAGCTCTCGTTCGGGACCCAGAGCGCCGCCGGCAGCCGCTTCGTCGAGCGGATGCTCACCGTCATCGAGACCTGCCGACAACAAACCCGCAACCCGTTGGCCTACCTCACCCAAGCGATCACCGCACAACTCCACCGCAGGGACCCACCGTCGCTCCTGCACGGGGTGTGA
- a CDS encoding SRPBCC domain-containing protein codes for MGGRYESRFRNDEEGTEFGLCGEIREIETLRKIVQDESHRLPSFEGEAAEESVVTLTFHEANEVTKVATLIEYASSEARDSALATGMTIAMEAGYRSIDELLAE; via the coding sequence TTGGGGGGCAGGTATGAGAGCCGATTCCGAAACGACGAGGAGGGAACCGAGTTCGGTCTCTGCGGCGAGATCCGCGAAATCGAGACACTGAGGAAGATCGTGCAAGACGAAAGCCATCGACTGCCGAGCTTCGAGGGCGAAGCGGCTGAGGAATCCGTTGTCACCCTGACCTTTCATGAAGCTAACGAGGTTACAAAGGTTGCCACGTTGATTGAATACGCCTCCAGCGAGGCCCGAGACTCCGCGCTTGCGACCGGAATGACCATAGCAATGGAAGCGGGCTACCGTAGCATCGATGAGTTGTTGGCTGAATGA
- a CDS encoding SRPBCC domain-containing protein produces the protein MKPAVANTPTDTQVEVVRSFDAPVEYVWKAFTEPELVSRWMMGPPGWSMPVCEMDFRVGGQV, from the coding sequence ATGAAGCCCGCAGTCGCCAACACCCCTACGGACACTCAGGTCGAGGTCGTAAGGAGCTTCGACGCGCCGGTCGAATATGTGTGGAAAGCGTTCACCGAACCCGAGTTGGTTAGCCGCTGGATGATGGGTCCGCCGGGTTGGTCGATGCCTGTCTGCGAGATGGACTTCCGCGTTGGGGGGCAGGTATGA
- a CDS encoding DUF1569 domain-containing protein, with translation MPMRRKLIYDSLQEAVLEAETLLSSGYTRSGNWSLAQVCRHLRLTIESNVRGYPGWMTILGYPLRPVLRAFLLPRLLDGRSPSGVRTAKIFVPPDDLVDADEVLRFERCVAEFENSDAQLHSHPGFGAMSKAEFSKFHAAHAGHHLSFLWPRQSADDKA, from the coding sequence ATGCCCATGCGAAGGAAGTTGATTTACGACAGCCTGCAAGAAGCAGTCTTGGAGGCCGAAACGCTTCTGAGCAGCGGCTACACCAGATCCGGCAATTGGTCTCTCGCTCAAGTCTGTCGCCACTTGAGGCTGACGATTGAGAGCAACGTGCGCGGGTACCCGGGATGGATGACAATTCTTGGCTATCCACTCCGCCCGGTGCTCCGCGCCTTCTTGCTTCCCCGTCTGCTAGATGGTCGGTCACCCAGTGGGGTCCGTACAGCCAAGATATTCGTGCCCCCAGATGACTTAGTCGACGCCGATGAGGTATTACGGTTCGAGCGATGCGTCGCCGAGTTCGAGAACTCAGATGCACAACTTCACTCGCACCCGGGATTTGGAGCCATGTCGAAAGCTGAGTTCAGTAAGTTTCATGCAGCTCACGCAGGGCATCACCTGAGCTTCCTGTGGCCGCGTCAGTCGGCGGACGACAAAGCTTGA
- a CDS encoding NAD(P)-dependent alcohol dehydrogenase → MKAITYSQYGPPDVLRVTETTKPSPGPNEVLVRTHATTVTSGDWRVRSLDMPPGFKLIARLMFGLTKPHKDILGGELAGVVESVGPDVGRFKVGDRVFAFSGSALGCYVQFKCFPEDGLIVPMPDNVGFEEAAALSFGGTTALDFFRKANLHEGEAVLINGASGGVGTAAVQIAKHLGATVTGVCSSDNASLVESLGADRVIDYQSEDFAALGQKYDVIMDTVGTAPYSRSAPCLNENGRLLLILGGLPDLLRMPWVAATSTKRIVGGAAAERRDDLETLAQLAEAGWYKPVIDRRYTVDQIVEAHRYVDSGRKRGNVIVLWEGSQPLPHTGH, encoded by the coding sequence ATGAAGGCGATCACCTACTCACAGTACGGTCCCCCCGACGTCCTTCGCGTGACGGAGACCACCAAGCCCTCGCCCGGCCCCAATGAAGTCTTGGTGCGAACGCACGCGACTACGGTCACGTCGGGTGACTGGCGGGTTCGGAGCCTCGATATGCCTCCCGGCTTCAAGCTGATCGCACGGCTGATGTTTGGTCTAACTAAACCGCATAAGGACATTCTCGGTGGTGAGCTGGCCGGTGTCGTCGAGAGCGTTGGCCCAGACGTCGGCCGGTTCAAAGTCGGTGATCGCGTCTTTGCCTTTTCGGGATCGGCGTTAGGCTGCTACGTGCAATTCAAGTGCTTCCCCGAGGACGGTCTGATCGTGCCGATGCCAGACAACGTCGGCTTTGAAGAAGCCGCCGCCTTGAGTTTCGGCGGTACGACCGCCCTCGACTTTTTCCGCAAAGCCAATCTCCACGAAGGAGAGGCTGTTTTGATCAATGGCGCGTCGGGAGGCGTGGGGACCGCGGCCGTGCAGATCGCGAAGCACTTGGGCGCAACGGTCACCGGCGTGTGCAGCAGCGACAACGCCTCGCTCGTCGAGTCTTTGGGCGCTGACCGCGTCATCGACTACCAGTCAGAGGACTTCGCGGCGTTGGGCCAGAAATACGACGTCATCATGGACACCGTCGGAACCGCACCCTACTCGCGAAGCGCGCCTTGTCTAAACGAGAACGGACGCCTGCTGCTCATCCTAGGTGGGCTCCCCGACTTGCTGCGGATGCCGTGGGTAGCGGCGACCAGCACTAAGCGAATCGTTGGCGGCGCAGCGGCCGAGCGGCGAGACGACCTCGAAACGCTTGCTCAGCTTGCAGAGGCTGGGTGGTACAAGCCAGTCATTGATCGGCGTTACACGGTCGACCAGATAGTCGAGGCGCACCGGTACGTCGATTCGGGCAGAAAGAGAGGCAATGTGATTGTCCTATGGGAGGGATCACAGCCTTTGCCGCACACAGGCCACTAA
- a CDS encoding serine/threonine-protein kinase, whose translation MSNRQKKLPIAALERIDDASAEFERKWRSEEPPSVESALTVASDPLVRDVLLTELIVLDIDYRRRCGELPEKQEYLDRFPDCSGAINDALGDAAPRASAFEPPSLGRLAELFPSLEIIELVGVGGMGAVYKARQPGLDRLVALKVLPTEFDHDVKFALRFTREARTLAKLSHRNIVSVFEFGTVEDTYYFLMEYVDGSTLRDVVSAGELSPEHALGIVPHLCDALQYAHDKGVVHRDIKPENILIAADGAVKIADFGLSRILGEDGHEGILTATHQVMGTPRYMAPEQLEGSHGVDHRADIYSLGVVFYEMLTGELPIGRFAAPSKKAEIDVRLDEVVLRTLEKEPQRRYQHASHVKSDMESIVAGNDSSTTPTVAYEASTPGDQSALSADLAQQEIAGRVLLTRSQLMDRIKGSLRPLFRWQVLQILLGIAMIVVGAQCWARNTQVTHRVVNGVIVHLYGILLIAQALLICTRLRRIDYSRPIHEIRSKLDSLRSGHLRSGPIVGHAWWLMWIPVAVSLGFEQVLFPNALYLSLGVGVIGLAVSLWLHWRALRLGNPNADRWRTKMSGESIAAAYRTLDEIAKSQIQ comes from the coding sequence ATGAGCAATCGACAGAAAAAACTACCGATCGCGGCCCTGGAACGGATTGATGACGCCAGCGCCGAGTTCGAGCGTAAATGGCGGTCCGAAGAGCCGCCCTCCGTCGAGTCGGCCCTTACCGTTGCCAGCGACCCACTGGTGCGTGATGTTCTGTTGACGGAACTGATCGTTCTCGACATCGACTACCGGCGACGCTGCGGGGAATTGCCCGAAAAGCAAGAGTACCTCGACCGCTTCCCCGACTGCTCTGGAGCGATCAACGACGCTCTGGGCGATGCTGCGCCCAGAGCCAGCGCTTTCGAGCCGCCAAGCCTCGGCCGGCTCGCCGAGCTCTTTCCGTCACTGGAGATCATCGAACTGGTCGGTGTTGGCGGGATGGGCGCTGTTTACAAGGCTCGCCAGCCAGGCCTCGACCGCCTTGTCGCGCTGAAGGTCTTGCCCACGGAGTTCGACCATGATGTCAAGTTCGCGCTCCGCTTTACGCGGGAGGCGCGCACGCTCGCCAAGCTGAGCCATCGCAACATCGTCTCGGTCTTCGAGTTCGGTACAGTCGAAGACACCTACTACTTTTTGATGGAATACGTCGATGGTTCGACGCTCCGTGACGTGGTGAGCGCTGGAGAGCTGTCGCCAGAGCACGCGCTAGGGATCGTGCCGCACCTGTGCGACGCCCTGCAGTACGCCCACGACAAAGGGGTCGTCCACCGCGACATCAAGCCGGAGAACATCCTGATCGCGGCCGACGGGGCGGTGAAGATCGCCGACTTCGGGCTTTCGCGGATCCTTGGGGAAGACGGCCATGAAGGCATACTCACGGCGACGCACCAAGTAATGGGCACACCTCGCTACATGGCGCCCGAGCAGCTGGAAGGCTCACACGGCGTCGACCACCGCGCAGACATCTATTCACTCGGCGTAGTCTTCTACGAGATGCTGACCGGCGAACTGCCGATCGGACGCTTCGCGGCCCCTTCGAAGAAGGCCGAGATTGACGTGCGGCTGGACGAAGTCGTGCTGCGAACCCTGGAAAAGGAGCCCCAGCGTCGCTACCAGCACGCCAGCCACGTGAAGTCAGACATGGAGTCGATCGTGGCGGGCAACGACTCGTCTACGACGCCGACGGTCGCCTATGAGGCTTCTACGCCGGGAGATCAATCCGCCTTGAGCGCTGACCTCGCTCAACAGGAGATCGCTGGCCGCGTGCTGCTAACCCGCAGCCAGTTGATGGACCGGATCAAGGGCTCTTTGCGGCCATTGTTCCGGTGGCAGGTGCTGCAAATCCTCTTGGGAATCGCGATGATCGTTGTCGGCGCGCAGTGCTGGGCTCGCAATACGCAGGTCACCCACCGCGTGGTTAACGGTGTGATTGTGCACCTCTACGGCATTTTGTTGATCGCCCAGGCGCTGCTAATCTGCACGCGGCTTCGCAGGATCGACTACTCGAGACCGATCCACGAGATCCGCTCCAAGCTCGACAGCCTGCGTTCCGGCCACTTGCGTTCTGGCCCCATCGTCGGCCACGCGTGGTGGCTCATGTGGATTCCGGTCGCCGTGTCGCTCGGATTCGAGCAGGTGCTCTTCCCGAACGCCCTCTACCTGTCGCTGGGTGTCGGCGTGATCGGACTTGCCGTCTCGCTCTGGCTTCACTGGCGCGCTCTAAGACTGGGAAACCCGAATGCCGATAGATGGCGAACGAAGATGTCGGGCGAGAGCATCGCCGCGGCGTACCGAACCCTCGACGAGATCGCAAAGAGCCAGATTCAGTGA
- a CDS encoding ECF-type sigma factor, translating into MSESKNVSHWIELVKGGDSAAADRIWHHYFERLVHAVRGRLRGVDRAVTDEEDVALSVFDSFYDAAENGRFPDLSDRDDLWRLLLRMAARKVVDKRRRDRRQRRGGDVQVHSLDQAGDEERIIEAIGDEPSPEMTVMMQETVERFFSHLGVGPLREIAGAKLEGYANAEIARRLGCSERTIERRLHLIREKCQQELMGADEQSTEKTTDRGPGTD; encoded by the coding sequence GTGTCCGAGAGCAAGAACGTCAGCCATTGGATTGAACTGGTGAAGGGTGGTGACTCGGCCGCCGCGGACCGCATATGGCATCACTACTTCGAACGACTCGTCCACGCCGTGAGGGGCCGGCTACGGGGCGTTGACCGGGCCGTCACCGACGAAGAAGATGTCGCTTTGAGTGTGTTCGACAGCTTCTACGATGCGGCGGAGAACGGGCGATTCCCCGACTTATCAGACCGCGATGACCTTTGGCGTCTGCTGTTGAGGATGGCGGCCAGGAAGGTGGTCGATAAGCGGCGGCGGGACCGTCGACAAAGGCGTGGCGGGGACGTCCAGGTCCACTCCCTTGACCAGGCCGGCGACGAGGAGCGGATCATCGAAGCGATCGGCGACGAGCCCTCGCCGGAGATGACCGTGATGATGCAGGAAACCGTCGAGCGTTTTTTTTCTCATTTAGGTGTCGGGCCGCTCAGAGAAATAGCGGGTGCCAAATTGGAGGGATACGCCAACGCGGAAATCGCCCGGCGGTTGGGCTGTTCCGAGCGGACGATCGAGCGTCGCCTGCATCTGATCCGAGAAAAATGCCAGCAAGAATTAATGGGAGCCGATGAGCAATCGACAGAAAAAACTACCGATCGCGGCCCTGGAACGGATTGA
- a CDS encoding anthrone oxygenase family protein: MTAYAWLAMIVTFLSALKAGFLFAFAIVVMPGISKLDDHEFLRCFQTIDRVIQRGQPMFMTMWLGSSLTLVAAAVLALTSQSRIDQVVMVSCAAGSVLLVQLPTTTINIPLINQVQALDIQSLGDAQASEERFAFESRWNRWNTIRTVVTCLILAALLLLMLRIEIG; the protein is encoded by the coding sequence ATGACCGCTTACGCATGGTTGGCCATGATCGTCACCTTCTTGTCCGCACTAAAGGCGGGATTCCTGTTCGCTTTTGCCATCGTTGTAATGCCCGGGATCTCGAAACTTGATGACCACGAGTTTCTGCGTTGCTTCCAGACAATCGACCGCGTGATCCAACGGGGGCAACCAATGTTCATGACGATGTGGCTCGGCTCGTCGCTGACACTCGTCGCAGCGGCGGTGCTCGCGCTCACATCTCAGAGCCGCATCGATCAAGTGGTCATGGTCTCATGCGCCGCTGGTAGCGTACTTCTCGTCCAACTGCCGACCACGACCATTAACATCCCGCTGATCAACCAGGTGCAGGCGCTTGATATCCAGAGCCTCGGTGACGCACAGGCAAGCGAAGAGAGATTCGCCTTCGAGTCAAGGTGGAACCGCTGGAACACGATCCGCACTGTGGTCACTTGCTTGATTCTGGCGGCGTTGTTGTTGCTCATGCTCCGGATTGAGATCGGCTAA
- a CDS encoding sigma-54-dependent Fis family transcriptional regulator, whose product MASTASSAPLIEDPKRLLLDLALQRELPELLDLLVSRIAASDAVALTRLWLVRSGEGCETCPMRSECPDRSQCLHLVASSGRSIVDPNQDLSRTDGQFRRFPIGVRKVGRIAATGEAIEAPDMAELPSWIAKPDWVRDEEIVGFAGQPLSHHGMVLGVLGVFTRARIREGCLDWLRMVADHAAVAIAHAYAWEEVERLRKRLEEENEYLQQEAAAEQGFGEMLGVSPALRNVSQQIDLVAPTDSTVLILGESGAGKEVVARELHRRSMRADRPLIKVNCAAIPRELFESEFFGHIRGAFTGALRDRTGRFELADGGTLFLDEVGEVPLDLQSKLLRVLQEGEIERIGEEQTRRVDVRIIAATNRNLLEESRQKRFREDLYYRLSVFPIELPPLRERREDIAVLAEHFLQQSRQRLATVPPRLTKAVARKLERYDWPGNVRELQHVIERAVILSRGGPLRIDLKEPNNGATPSALAVEAEVLTDAQVRQFERENLQRAVEASGGKIHGPDGAAELLGVKPTTLASRLRAMGIKRA is encoded by the coding sequence ATGGCAAGCACCGCCTCCTCCGCACCGCTGATCGAGGACCCGAAGCGCCTCTTGCTTGACCTTGCACTGCAACGCGAGCTTCCAGAACTGCTCGACCTACTGGTTTCGCGGATCGCAGCCTCCGACGCCGTCGCCCTCACCAGGCTGTGGCTCGTTCGCTCGGGCGAAGGGTGCGAGACATGTCCGATGCGGAGCGAATGCCCCGACCGCTCGCAATGCCTCCACCTGGTGGCGAGCAGCGGGCGTTCGATCGTCGATCCAAACCAAGATCTCTCTCGGACCGACGGGCAGTTCCGGAGGTTCCCGATCGGTGTGCGAAAGGTGGGTCGCATCGCGGCGACGGGTGAAGCGATCGAAGCGCCCGACATGGCGGAGCTCCCTTCTTGGATCGCCAAACCCGACTGGGTTCGTGACGAGGAGATTGTCGGCTTCGCCGGCCAGCCGCTGAGCCATCACGGAATGGTGCTTGGTGTGCTCGGCGTCTTCACCCGCGCGCGGATCCGCGAAGGATGCCTCGATTGGTTGCGGATGGTGGCCGACCACGCGGCGGTCGCGATCGCGCACGCCTACGCCTGGGAAGAAGTCGAAAGACTGCGCAAACGACTGGAAGAGGAGAACGAGTACCTGCAGCAGGAGGCAGCCGCCGAACAGGGCTTTGGCGAGATGCTCGGGGTCAGCCCAGCGCTTCGAAACGTGAGCCAACAGATCGACCTGGTCGCCCCAACTGATTCGACGGTTCTCATCTTGGGAGAGAGCGGCGCGGGCAAGGAAGTTGTCGCCCGCGAGCTGCATCGGCGCAGCATGCGAGCCGACCGTCCGCTCATCAAAGTCAACTGCGCCGCGATTCCGCGCGAACTCTTTGAGAGTGAGTTCTTCGGGCATATCCGGGGCGCCTTCACCGGCGCGCTCCGCGACCGGACAGGACGATTCGAATTGGCTGATGGCGGCACGCTATTCCTCGACGAGGTCGGCGAGGTGCCGCTCGACCTGCAAAGCAAGCTGCTGCGGGTCCTGCAGGAGGGCGAGATCGAGCGAATCGGCGAGGAGCAGACACGCCGAGTCGATGTCCGCATCATCGCTGCGACCAACCGCAACCTGCTTGAGGAGTCTCGACAGAAACGGTTCCGCGAGGACCTGTACTATCGACTCAGCGTCTTCCCGATCGAGCTGCCTCCCCTGCGCGAGCGACGTGAGGATATCGCCGTGCTCGCCGAGCACTTCTTACAGCAAAGTCGGCAGCGGCTCGCGACCGTACCACCCCGCCTTACCAAGGCCGTCGCGCGAAAGCTGGAGCGGTACGATTGGCCGGGAAACGTCCGAGAACTCCAGCACGTGATCGAGCGTGCCGTGATTCTCTCACGAGGCGGACCGCTGCGGATCGATCTGAAAGAGCCGAACAACGGCGCTACGCCAAGCGCCTTGGCTGTCGAGGCGGAGGTCCTTACGGATGCTCAGGTCCGCCAGTTCGAAAGGGAGAACCTCCAGCGAGCAGTAGAAGCATCTGGCGGCAAGATCCATGGGCCGGACGGTGCGGCCGAGCTATTGGGCGTGAAGCCAACAACCCTCGCCTCTCGGCTTAGGGCGATGGGAATCAAGCGAGCTTAG
- a CDS encoding carboxymuconolactone decarboxylase family protein, giving the protein MPRLTQIVHEQASPQQAELFDAVKAKLGRVPNLFRALANSPAALRGYLDLSGAIAAGEGLTAQQREIVALAIGEVNGCEYCLAAHSTIGKMVGLSPEGIEAARRSEGIDVASRAIARFASEVLESRGRVSDAELEAFRDAGFGDDAVAETVAHVALNVYTNFFNNLVETDIDFPVAAPLANAPSGEVACSTGCGRSA; this is encoded by the coding sequence ATGCCTCGCCTCACTCAGATCGTCCACGAACAAGCCTCCCCGCAACAAGCCGAACTCTTCGACGCCGTGAAGGCGAAGCTCGGCCGCGTGCCCAACTTGTTCCGGGCGCTCGCGAACTCCCCCGCCGCGCTCCGCGGCTACCTCGACTTATCCGGCGCGATCGCGGCAGGTGAAGGCCTTACCGCCCAGCAACGTGAGATCGTCGCGCTGGCGATCGGGGAGGTGAACGGCTGCGAGTACTGCCTCGCCGCCCACTCGACCATTGGAAAGATGGTTGGCCTCTCGCCCGAAGGGATCGAAGCCGCACGCCGCTCCGAGGGCATCGACGTCGCAAGTCGCGCTATCGCTCGCTTCGCCTCGGAGGTTTTGGAATCCAGGGGTCGCGTTTCGGATGCAGAACTCGAAGCGTTCCGCGATGCGGGCTTCGGAGACGACGCGGTTGCCGAGACAGTTGCGCACGTCGCTCTGAACGTGTACACGAACTTCTTCAACAACCTAGTTGAGACCGACATCGACTTCCCTGTGGCCGCTCCGCTGGCGAACGCCCCGAGTGGTGAAGTCGCCTGCTCGACCGGCTGCGGCCGCTCGGCCTAG
- a CDS encoding nuclear transport factor 2 family protein, with protein sequence MPKPTDIRPPFKRKSAAAKVRAAEDAWNSRDPYRVSLAYSENSTWRNRDQFLEGREAIREFLSGKWARELDYRLMKDLWSFGGNRIAVRFQYEYHDSVGQWWRAYGNELWEFDAEGLMRRREASINDLAIAESERKFHWPAGEPRPNEPAAVLCIA encoded by the coding sequence ATGCCCAAACCGACCGACATCCGACCTCCCTTCAAGCGCAAGTCGGCTGCCGCCAAGGTTCGCGCTGCCGAGGACGCTTGGAACTCCCGCGACCCGTATCGGGTTTCGCTGGCTTACAGCGAAAACTCCACGTGGCGGAATCGCGACCAATTCCTCGAAGGCCGAGAAGCGATCCGTGAGTTCCTCTCCGGCAAGTGGGCGAGAGAACTTGACTACCGGCTCATGAAAGACCTTTGGTCGTTCGGGGGCAATCGGATCGCCGTCCGTTTCCAGTACGAGTACCACGACTCTGTCGGTCAGTGGTGGCGGGCCTACGGCAACGAGCTGTGGGAGTTCGACGCCGAGGGGCTGATGCGTCGCCGCGAGGCGAGCATCAACGACCTTGCCATCGCGGAGTCGGAGCGGAAGTTCCATTGGCCAGCTGGCGAGCCTCGGCCGAACGAACCCGCCGCCGTGCTCTGCATCGCGTGA
- a CDS encoding alpha/beta fold hydrolase: protein MFFQASGRWLLITALFALAESFAVAELPTVRYRTVKIDGLDIFYREAGPKDAPTVLLLHGFPTSSHMFRDLIPQLADKYHVIAPDYPGYGQSSAPSVDEFEYTFDNLARVVTKFIDRVGLGRYSLYLMDYGAPVGFRIAAAAPERVESLIIQNGNAYDEGIDNDFWAPVKKYWADRSDANGDALRGLLTLDATKWQYTHGVRDVEVISPDTWGHVQSLLDRPGNQEVQLALFFSYGSNPPLYPKWQEYLRTHQPPTLIVWGKNDAIFPDAGAYPYQRDLKDLEFHLFDTGHFALEEDGAEIARRMRDFLDRKVAR, encoded by the coding sequence ATGTTTTTCCAAGCTAGCGGTCGTTGGCTGCTGATCACGGCGTTGTTTGCTCTGGCAGAGTCGTTTGCGGTGGCCGAACTACCCACGGTCCGCTACCGCACCGTCAAGATCGACGGACTCGACATCTTCTACCGCGAGGCGGGCCCGAAGGACGCTCCCACTGTGCTCCTGCTGCACGGTTTCCCGACTTCCTCGCACATGTTCCGTGATCTGATCCCGCAACTCGCGGACAAGTACCACGTCATCGCCCCCGACTACCCGGGCTACGGGCAAAGCTCAGCGCCGTCGGTTGATGAGTTCGAGTACACGTTCGACAACCTCGCCCGAGTCGTGACGAAGTTTATCGACCGAGTCGGCCTCGGGCGGTACTCGCTGTACCTCATGGACTACGGAGCGCCGGTCGGCTTCCGGATCGCGGCGGCGGCCCCGGAGCGTGTCGAATCCCTGATCATCCAGAACGGCAACGCCTACGACGAAGGGATCGACAACGACTTCTGGGCCCCCGTCAAGAAGTACTGGGCCGACCGCTCCGACGCTAACGGCGACGCCCTGCGGGGGCTGCTGACGCTCGACGCGACCAAGTGGCAGTACACGCACGGGGTCCGTGATGTCGAGGTCATCAGCCCGGACACCTGGGGCCACGTCCAGTCGCTGTTGGATCGCCCCGGCAACCAAGAGGTCCAGCTCGCCCTGTTCTTCAGCTACGGCAGCAACCCGCCGCTGTACCCCAAGTGGCAAGAGTATCTGCGGACGCACCAGCCGCCGACGCTGATCGTCTGGGGCAAGAACGACGCGATCTTCCCGGACGCGGGGGCGTACCCGTACCAGCGCGACCTGAAGGACCTGGAGTTTCACCTCTTCGATACGGGGCACTTCGCGTTGGAGGAGGACGGCGCCGAGATCGCCCGACGGATGCGTGACTTCCTGGACCGCAAGGTTGCCCGCTAG
- a CDS encoding pyridoxamine 5'-phosphate oxidase family protein, translating into MTHYPSDIAFTPTVKAIQASNGSRQAYRKMEESGGWRTTVTPDLQAFLSELDMFYLGTANADGQPYIQYRGGPAGFLRVIDDKTLGFADFGGNRQYITLGNLQDNPKAFLFLMDYENRRRIKVWGRARVVAGDDRLNSELADPTYPAQVERAIVFDVEAWDVNCPQHIHRRFPEDKFRGEIASLQQEIEPLKSRLGEG; encoded by the coding sequence ATGACCCACTATCCAAGCGACATCGCCTTCACGCCAACCGTCAAGGCGATCCAGGCGTCGAACGGCTCACGGCAGGCCTACCGCAAGATGGAGGAGAGCGGAGGTTGGCGGACCACCGTTACGCCCGACCTGCAAGCGTTCCTGTCAGAGCTCGACATGTTCTACCTCGGCACCGCTAACGCCGATGGCCAGCCCTACATCCAGTACCGCGGCGGCCCGGCGGGTTTCTTGCGGGTGATCGACGACAAGACGCTCGGCTTCGCGGACTTCGGCGGCAACCGTCAGTACATCACGCTCGGCAACCTTCAAGACAATCCGAAGGCCTTTCTGTTTCTGATGGACTACGAGAACCGGCGCCGGATCAAGGTCTGGGGACGCGCTCGAGTCGTCGCAGGCGACGATCGGCTGAACTCCGAACTTGCCGATCCGACCTATCCCGCGCAGGTCGAACGAGCGATTGTCTTTGACGTTGAGGCGTGGGACGTCAACTGCCCGCAACACATCCACCGTCGCTTCCCGGAGGACAAGTTTCGAGGCGAAATCGCCAGTTTGCAGCAAGAGATCGAGCCGTTGAAGTCGCGTCTCGGTGAAGGCTGA